From the genome of Actinacidiphila yeochonensis CN732, one region includes:
- a CDS encoding ATP-binding protein: protein MKIAFVGKGGSGKTTLSSLFIRHLAAARTPVVAVDADINQHLGAALGLSDEEAAALPSMGERLPQIKEYLRGSNPRITSADAMIKTTPPGPGSRLLRPNGGRDDSRPGGPTGRNGPGATEPDVTNPFDSACSRWVPLDGPDGEGAHGARLMATGAFTEEDLGVACYHSKVGAVELYLNHLVDARDEYVVVDMTAGSDSFASGLFTRFDVTFLVAEPTRRGVAVYRQYKEYARDFDVALAVVGNKVQDRADLDYLRAEVGDDLLAAVGRSDWVRALEKGRAPRFGLLEEGVRTALGVMHQRADLAYDRRDWARYTAQMAHFHRRNAESWGNTRAGEDLAAQIDPHFVLGTPPDAGNGEGPLSGRAGTQSAPAAAALAH from the coding sequence ATGAAGATCGCTTTCGTTGGCAAGGGCGGCAGCGGCAAGACCACGCTGTCCTCGCTCTTCATCCGCCACCTCGCGGCGGCCCGCACGCCCGTCGTCGCCGTCGACGCGGACATCAACCAGCACCTCGGCGCGGCGCTCGGCCTGTCCGACGAGGAGGCCGCCGCGCTGCCGTCCATGGGCGAGCGGCTGCCGCAGATCAAGGAGTACCTGCGGGGGTCCAACCCCCGGATCACCTCCGCCGACGCCATGATCAAGACCACGCCCCCCGGGCCCGGTTCGCGGCTGCTGCGACCGAACGGCGGGCGCGACGACTCCCGCCCGGGCGGCCCGACCGGCCGGAACGGCCCGGGCGCCACCGAACCGGACGTCACCAACCCGTTCGACAGCGCCTGTTCGCGATGGGTCCCCCTGGACGGCCCGGACGGCGAGGGCGCCCACGGCGCACGCCTGATGGCCACCGGCGCCTTCACCGAGGAGGACCTCGGGGTGGCCTGCTACCACTCCAAGGTCGGCGCGGTGGAGCTGTACCTGAACCACCTGGTGGACGCACGGGACGAGTACGTGGTCGTCGACATGACGGCCGGCAGCGACTCGTTCGCTTCCGGGCTGTTCACCCGCTTCGACGTGACCTTCCTGGTGGCCGAGCCCACTCGGCGCGGAGTCGCCGTCTACCGCCAGTACAAGGAGTACGCGCGGGACTTCGACGTCGCGCTCGCCGTGGTCGGCAACAAGGTCCAGGACCGTGCGGACCTGGACTACCTGCGGGCCGAGGTGGGCGACGACCTGCTGGCGGCGGTGGGGCGCTCGGACTGGGTCAGGGCCCTGGAGAAGGGCCGGGCGCCACGGTTCGGGCTGCTCGAAGAGGGCGTCCGGACGGCACTGGGTGTCATGCACCAGCGGGCGGACCTCGCCTACGACAGGCGCGACTGGGCCCGCTACACCGCACAGATGGCGCACTTCCACCGCAGGAACGCCGAGAGCTGGGGGAACACGCGGGCGGGCGAGGACCTTGCCGCCCAGATCGATCCGCACTTCGTGCTCGGCACGCCGCCCGACGCCGGAAACGGCGAAGGACCCCTTTCCGGACGGGCGGGGACGCAGTCGGCACCCGCCGCGGCCGCCCTCGCCCACTGA
- a CDS encoding Fic family protein, with protein MAKNAPTPARDAHDVRDARETDPLAALGVLPGVPEAVESVRKAVDAVYGHRVMRRRSAEVTSEAALRGARASAALAGADWPLEEVRRRSDFSADDQARTVGAALRVTAEAGLLLDVWRRSPVQALARLHLVAAAGSAGQETVGRPRLAGESVAEPLTGMERIGLPDAAEVAARLEGLAALLLDGSSAPALVVAAVVHGELLTLRAFGSCNGLVARAAQRIVLVGAGLDPKSICPAEVGLAELGRAEYLGALESYASGTPQGMAAWIAHCGRALELGVRESVAVCEALQRGAA; from the coding sequence ATGGCGAAGAACGCACCTACCCCCGCCCGTGACGCCCACGATGTCCGTGACGCCCGTGAGACGGACCCGCTGGCCGCGTTGGGCGTGCTGCCGGGCGTGCCGGAGGCGGTGGAGTCCGTCCGCAAGGCCGTGGACGCCGTCTACGGTCACCGCGTGATGCGCCGCAGGTCCGCGGAGGTGACCTCCGAGGCCGCGCTGCGCGGTGCCCGCGCCTCGGCGGCGCTGGCCGGCGCGGACTGGCCGCTGGAGGAGGTCCGGCGCCGCAGCGACTTCTCGGCCGACGACCAGGCGCGGACCGTGGGCGCCGCGCTGCGGGTCACCGCGGAGGCGGGGCTGCTCCTCGACGTCTGGCGGCGCTCGCCGGTGCAGGCGCTGGCCCGGCTCCACCTGGTGGCGGCAGCCGGCTCGGCCGGACAGGAGACCGTGGGCCGACCGCGACTGGCCGGCGAGTCGGTGGCCGAGCCGCTGACGGGTATGGAGCGGATCGGGCTGCCCGACGCCGCTGAGGTCGCGGCCCGGCTGGAGGGCCTCGCTGCCCTGCTGCTCGACGGCTCCTCGGCGCCCGCACTGGTCGTCGCCGCCGTTGTCCACGGTGAACTGCTCACGCTGCGGGCCTTCGGCTCGTGCAACGGGCTGGTGGCGCGCGCGGCCCAGCGGATCGTCCTCGTGGGAGCCGGCCTCGACCCCAAGTCGATCTGCCCGGCCGAGGTCGGCCTGGCGGAACTGGGCCGGGCCGAGTACCTGGGCGCGCTGGAGTCCTACGCCTCGGGGACGCCGCAGGGGATGGCCGCGTGGATCGCCCATTGCGGGCGGGCGCTGGAACTCGGGGTGCGGGAGAGCGTCGCGGTGTGCGAGGCACTCCAGAGGGGGGCTGCCTGA
- a CDS encoding HAD family hydrolase, whose product MVVAYAHPVENHPGPRTAAFFDLDKTVIAKSSTLAFGRSFYHGGLINRRAVLRTAYAQFVYLVGGADHDQMEGMRKYLSDLCRGWNVQQVKEIVAETLHDLIDPIIYDEAASLIEEHHAAGRDVVIVSASGSEVVEPIGEMLGADHVVATRMVVEDGAYNGEIEHYVYGPEKAEAIARLAETEGYDLRRCYAYSDSATDLPMLECVGHPYAVNPDRALRKEAVARDWPVLTFSRPVRLKQRIQSLPMPPRPLLAAAAIGAAAATAGLVWLTARRKRPVGLT is encoded by the coding sequence ATGGTGGTTGCCTATGCTCATCCCGTGGAAAACCACCCGGGACCGCGCACCGCGGCCTTCTTCGATCTCGACAAGACCGTGATCGCCAAGTCGAGCACGCTCGCCTTCGGACGGTCCTTCTACCACGGCGGACTCATCAACAGGCGGGCGGTATTGCGGACCGCATATGCCCAGTTCGTGTACCTGGTCGGCGGTGCGGACCACGACCAGATGGAGGGCATGCGCAAATACCTCTCGGACCTCTGCCGCGGCTGGAATGTCCAGCAGGTCAAGGAGATCGTGGCCGAGACGCTGCACGACCTGATCGACCCGATCATCTACGACGAGGCCGCCTCCCTGATCGAGGAGCACCACGCAGCCGGCCGCGACGTGGTGATCGTCAGCGCCTCCGGCTCCGAGGTGGTCGAACCGATCGGCGAGATGCTCGGGGCCGACCACGTGGTCGCCACCCGCATGGTCGTCGAGGACGGCGCGTACAACGGCGAGATCGAGCACTACGTCTACGGGCCGGAGAAGGCCGAGGCCATCGCCCGTCTGGCGGAGACGGAGGGCTACGACCTGCGGCGGTGCTACGCCTACAGCGATTCGGCGACCGACCTTCCGATGCTGGAGTGCGTCGGCCACCCGTACGCCGTCAACCCGGACCGGGCGCTGCGCAAGGAGGCCGTGGCCCGGGACTGGCCGGTGCTGACCTTCAGCCGTCCGGTCAGGCTCAAACAGCGCATCCAGTCCCTGCCGATGCCGCCACGCCCGCTGCTGGCCGCGGCGGCGATCGGTGCGGCCGCCGCCACCGCCGGACTGGTCTGGCTGACCGCCCGGCGGAAACGGCCCGTCGGTCTCACCTGA